From the genome of Leguminivora glycinivorella isolate SPB_JAAS2020 chromosome Z, LegGlyc_1.1, whole genome shotgun sequence, one region includes:
- the LOC125241104 gene encoding keratin, type I cytoskeletal 10-like: MRAFVVLACVALAYGRPEPPVGYSYSSPARAPSGSYGAPSHGGHSSGGISLGGHTGGISLGGHSGGLSFGGGHSGGLSFGGGHSSGGHSLGGGSIGGGSFGGDSGFGGGYAGGYSGAPLVQKHIYVHVPPPEPVEHHAPRISPVAPPQKHYKIIFIKAPTPPSPTAPIIPVQPQNEEKTLVYVLVKKPEEQPDIVIPTPAPTQPSKPEVYFIKYQTQKESGAIGGGAIGGGAIGGGLGGGIGGGDLEGIAISGGDSGISGGGAHGGADISADFGASGGDDSGSDGGHGGQGGASSAQYGPPGHVAGPLH; this comes from the exons ATGCGCGCTTTTGTG GTACTCGCCTGCGTGGCGTTGGCTTACGGCCGGCCCGAGCCGCCGGTCGGCTACAGCTACTCATCCCCCGCCCGCGCGCCATCTGGCAGCTATGGGGCTCCATCCCACGGAGGGCACTCCAGCGGAGGCATCTCTCTAGGAGGACACACCGGCGGAATTTCTTTGGGTGGCCATTCTGGAGGTCTGTCGTTCGGCGGCGGTCACTCTGGAGGTCTGTCGTTCGGCGGCGGCCACTCGTCTGGGGGACACTCACTTGGTGGCGGCAGCATTGGCGGTGGCTCATTTGGCGGTGACTCCGGTTTCGGTGGTGGCTACGCCGGCGGTTACTCCGGTGCTCCTTTGGTACAAAAACACATCTACGTCCATGTTCCTCCCCCGGAACCTGTCGAGCACCACGCTCCTAGGATTTCCCCGGTAGCTCCTCCTCAGAAACACTACAAAATCATTTTCATCAAAGCCCCGACTCCCCCCAGCCCTACCGCTCCCATCATTCCCGTGCAGCCTCAGAACGAAGAGAAGACCCTTGTTTACGTGTTGGTTAAGAAACCCGAAGAACAACCCGACATCGTCATCCCCACCCCGGCTCCCACCCAGCCTTCCAAACCCGAAGTATATTTCATCAAATATCAAACCCAGAAGGAATCCGGTGCCATCGGTGGTGGCGCTATTGGCGGCGGTGCTATTGGCGGCGGTCTCGGTGGTGGAATCGGCGGAGGTGACTTGGAAGGCATTGCCATCTCGGGCGGCGACTCCGGTATCAGCGGCGGCGGCGCTCACGGCGGGGCCGACATCAGCGCTGACTTTGGCGCCAGCGGTGGCGACGACAGCGGATCCGACGGTGGACACGGTGGCCAGGGTGGTGCTAGCAGCGCTCAATATGGTCCTCCCGGTCATGTAGCTGGACCCCTTCATTAA